The following are encoded in a window of Kitasatospora sp. NBC_01250 genomic DNA:
- a CDS encoding MarR family winged helix-turn-helix transcriptional regulator — translation MAAVVSGPGRQRLIEPREGDRPGTGFSHVREPASHDQVRMRGVAAGTGEREIAGVSFVQFQLLVRLRDAGGTQTMTQMADGVVYSRSGITYQAGLLEKAGLITRGPDPDDDRATAVTLTDAGRALLDQVLPPYVELARRLLFDSLTGDDLPQLAEIMARVRDHMRAQPSRSATTVRRRRDDAGA, via the coding sequence GTGGCTGCCGTCGTCTCAGGACCGGGACGCCAGCGCCTGATCGAGCCACGCGAAGGCGATCGGCCCGGCACCGGGTTCTCCCATGTGCGCGAGCCCGCCTCGCACGACCAGGTCCGTATGCGTGGCGTCGCCGCGGGTACCGGCGAGCGGGAGATCGCCGGCGTCAGTTTCGTGCAGTTCCAGCTCCTGGTCCGGCTGCGCGACGCGGGCGGGACGCAGACCATGACCCAGATGGCGGACGGCGTGGTCTACAGCCGCAGCGGGATCACCTATCAGGCCGGGCTGCTGGAGAAGGCCGGGCTGATCACCCGCGGCCCGGACCCGGACGACGACCGCGCGACCGCCGTCACCCTCACCGACGCCGGCCGCGCGCTGCTGGACCAGGTCCTGCCCCCGTACGTGGAACTGGCCCGGCGCCTGCTCTTCGATTCGCTGACCGGCGACGACCTGCCGCAGCTGGCCGAGATCATGGCGCGGGTCCGCGACCACATGCGGGCCCAGCCCTCCCGCTCGGCCACGACGGTCCGGCGCCGCCGCGACGACGCCGGGGCTTGA
- a CDS encoding phospholipase D-like domain-containing protein produces MLHESDTRPTDQPSEDLATRKQALRRRLERLIGIAATEGNELVPLRNGDEIFPAMLQAIHEAQYTVDMTTFVYWRGDIAHHFAHALASKAQQGIRVRLLLDGFGSRLIERDLLDLMDAAGVQVAWFRRPAWLSPLKQNHRCHRKVLVIDARTAFTGGVGIAEEWCGDARNPQAWRDTHVQVRGPAVDGIAAAFAQNWAECREDALYDAADRFGEHEQPGDAVVQVVRGSASVGWQDMQTLLRVVITSAQERLRLATAYFAPDHYFIDLLCTAASRGVQVEILLPGPHTDKRVCQLAGERFFEELTACGVKIWQFQPTMMHAKVLTVDGIATLVGSTNFNRRSLDHDEEIMLAAVDERFTARLDQHFDEDLARSEPLDPARWRRRSAGRRVLEASTAPIRHFL; encoded by the coding sequence GTGCTGCACGAGAGCGACACCCGGCCCACCGACCAGCCTTCGGAGGATCTCGCCACACGGAAGCAGGCCCTGCGGCGGCGCCTGGAGCGGCTGATAGGAATCGCCGCGACCGAGGGCAACGAGCTCGTGCCGTTGCGCAACGGGGACGAGATCTTCCCCGCGATGCTCCAGGCCATTCACGAAGCCCAGTACACCGTGGACATGACGACGTTCGTCTACTGGCGCGGCGACATCGCCCACCACTTCGCCCACGCGCTGGCCAGCAAGGCACAGCAGGGCATCCGGGTGCGACTGCTTCTGGACGGCTTCGGCAGCCGCCTGATCGAACGGGACCTCCTGGACCTGATGGACGCCGCCGGCGTCCAGGTGGCCTGGTTCCGCAGGCCGGCCTGGCTCTCCCCGTTGAAGCAGAACCACCGCTGCCACCGCAAGGTCCTCGTCATCGACGCCCGAACGGCATTCACCGGCGGCGTCGGCATCGCCGAGGAATGGTGCGGCGACGCACGCAACCCGCAGGCGTGGCGCGACACCCATGTCCAGGTCCGCGGGCCGGCGGTGGACGGCATCGCAGCCGCCTTCGCCCAGAACTGGGCCGAATGCCGCGAGGACGCGCTCTACGACGCGGCGGACCGGTTCGGCGAACACGAACAGCCGGGCGACGCCGTCGTCCAGGTCGTCCGCGGGTCGGCCAGCGTGGGCTGGCAGGACATGCAGACCCTGCTACGCGTCGTCATCACCTCCGCCCAGGAGCGGCTGCGTCTCGCAACCGCCTACTTCGCCCCCGACCACTACTTCATCGACCTGCTCTGCACAGCGGCCTCCCGGGGCGTGCAGGTGGAGATCCTGCTGCCCGGGCCGCACACCGACAAGCGCGTGTGCCAGCTCGCCGGCGAGCGCTTCTTCGAGGAACTCACCGCGTGCGGCGTGAAGATCTGGCAGTTCCAGCCAACGATGATGCACGCGAAAGTACTGACCGTGGACGGTATCGCCACCCTGGTCGGGTCGACCAACTTCAACCGCCGTTCCCTCGACCACGACGAGGAGATCATGCTCGCCGCCGTCGACGAGAGGTTCACCGCGCGCTTGGACCAGCACTTCGACGAGGACCTCGCCCGCAGTGAACCCCTCGACCCGGCGCGCTGGCGTCGCCGCTCCGCAGGCCGACGCGTGCTCGAGGCCTCCACGGCACCGATCCGACATTTCCTGTAA
- a CDS encoding DUF6328 family protein yields the protein MAQASGEDAAGTGRQETPQERADRLWSEMLQEVRVCQTGAQILFGFLLSVAFTPRFASLPDFDKNLYDATVVLGAIATGALVAPVAFHRFLAGHGMKPELVHIAGRLIATGLVTLALTIAAALLLLLRTATGNATVAWLLSAAVLLWFTTAWLVLPQVVLRRTAARQRQETER from the coding sequence GTGGCACAGGCCAGCGGCGAAGACGCGGCCGGGACCGGCCGGCAGGAGACACCTCAGGAACGGGCGGACCGGCTGTGGAGCGAAATGCTCCAAGAGGTACGCGTGTGCCAGACCGGCGCACAAATCCTCTTCGGCTTCCTCCTCAGCGTCGCCTTCACCCCCCGGTTCGCGAGCCTGCCCGACTTCGACAAGAACCTCTACGACGCCACCGTCGTCCTGGGCGCCATCGCCACCGGCGCGCTCGTGGCACCCGTCGCCTTCCACCGCTTCCTCGCCGGCCACGGCATGAAACCGGAACTGGTCCACATCGCCGGCCGGCTCATCGCCACCGGCCTCGTCACCCTGGCCCTGACCATCGCCGCCGCGCTCCTGCTCCTGCTGCGCACCGCCACCGGCAACGCGACGGTGGCGTGGCTCCTCAGCGCCGCCGTCCTGCTCTGGTTCACCACCGCCTGGCTGGTCCTGCCCCAGGTCGTGCTGCGCCGAACGGCCGCCCGTCAGCGCCAGGAGACGGAACGCTGA
- a CDS encoding DUF4235 domain-containing protein: MYREIVMVKIFYKPLGLLFGALGGVIAGAVFKRLWALLGHEAEAPQATDQDRTWKEVLTAAALQGAVFALVRAAIDRSGAVGTHRLTGTWPD, encoded by the coding sequence ATGTACCGGGAGATCGTTATGGTGAAGATCTTTTACAAGCCGCTCGGATTGCTGTTCGGCGCCCTCGGTGGGGTCATCGCGGGTGCGGTCTTCAAGCGCCTGTGGGCTCTGCTCGGACATGAGGCGGAAGCACCCCAAGCCACTGACCAGGACCGCACCTGGAAGGAAGTCCTGACCGCCGCCGCCCTGCAGGGGGCGGTGTTCGCGCTGGTCAGGGCCGCGATCGACCGCAGTGGCGCGGTCGGAACCCATCGCCTGACCGGCACATGGCCCGACTGA
- a CDS encoding ABC transporter substrate-binding protein, producing the protein MSTSPSPAGAERTDGSSIRIGALVPLTRPGWVEAGQHLLAGLELGVREVNEVGGIGGRPLELVVRDTAADPQRAAAAVDELAGLGVAALAGEYHSVVARAAAGRADALGLPFLCSSAVLDALTEQPTEWVARLSPPQSRGWQVYADFLLGTGHRRIAVAAQPSVYWATGTRIVRDHLAARGGTVVELDMSALTPADVCDELADNRATALLLLVGHPDPAVPIVKSVRGDQRLAEILIGAPAGQPEFAEWATSLGDDGAGVPFLRYLPPEGLSPLGARVEKALREQLGEALSFVAFEGYDTVTVLADVLRSHGADRARIAAAWPRVAVVGTRGQIQFSRAPGTSVWQWAGTPIQVVDRDPAEPDRFRILHAG; encoded by the coding sequence ATGAGTACGTCGCCATCGCCGGCTGGGGCGGAGCGGACTGACGGATCGTCCATCCGGATCGGCGCTCTCGTTCCGCTGACTCGGCCCGGCTGGGTCGAGGCGGGCCAGCACTTGCTCGCCGGACTGGAGCTGGGCGTTCGCGAAGTCAACGAAGTCGGCGGGATCGGCGGAAGACCACTTGAGCTGGTGGTCCGAGACACCGCGGCTGATCCACAGAGGGCCGCGGCGGCCGTGGACGAATTGGCCGGCCTGGGGGTGGCCGCCTTGGCGGGGGAGTATCACAGCGTCGTCGCGCGCGCCGCTGCCGGCAGGGCCGACGCCCTCGGCCTGCCGTTCCTCTGCTCTTCAGCGGTTCTCGACGCGCTCACCGAACAGCCGACGGAATGGGTCGCGCGCCTCTCCCCGCCGCAGTCCCGCGGCTGGCAGGTCTACGCGGACTTCCTCCTCGGCACGGGCCACCGTCGCATCGCCGTAGCGGCCCAGCCGAGTGTCTACTGGGCAACCGGTACCCGCATTGTGCGGGACCACCTCGCTGCACGCGGCGGCACCGTCGTCGAACTCGACATGAGTGCGCTCACCCCCGCGGACGTGTGCGACGAACTCGCCGACAATCGGGCGACGGCCCTTCTTCTGCTGGTCGGCCACCCGGATCCGGCAGTGCCGATCGTCAAGTCCGTCCGCGGCGACCAGCGCCTCGCCGAGATCTTGATCGGTGCTCCGGCCGGGCAACCGGAGTTCGCCGAATGGGCGACATCGCTGGGCGACGACGGCGCCGGGGTCCCGTTCTTGCGCTACTTGCCGCCCGAGGGCCTCAGCCCACTCGGTGCACGAGTCGAGAAGGCCCTGCGCGAGCAATTGGGCGAAGCGCTCTCCTTCGTCGCCTTCGAGGGCTACGACACGGTCACCGTCCTCGCCGATGTGCTGCGTTCTCACGGCGCGGACCGGGCACGCATCGCCGCAGCCTGGCCGCGCGTCGCGGTCGTAGGCACCCGCGGGCAGATCCAGTTCTCCCGCGCGCCGGGCACCAGCGTCTGGCAATGGGCTGGGACGCCGATCCAAGTCGTTGATCGAGATCCGGCGGAACCCGATCGCTTCCGGATCCTTCACGCCGGCTGA
- a CDS encoding SDR family oxidoreductase: MDDRETTPRTVVITGASGGIGRACAVAFAARGDRLALIARGRAGLERAVHEAERAGAAKVIAIETDVADAQAVEAAAEQAEAQLGPIDVWVNDAFASVFAPFTEIAPEEFRRVTEAAYLGYVYGTRAALKRMLPRDAGVIVQVGSAIAYRGIPLQSAYSGAKHAIQGFNEALRCELLASGTGVRTTMVQMPAVNPPQFDRVRSRLPERAQPVPPIYQPEVAARAVLHAAGRPRRREYWVGASTVATLVANAIVPGLLDRYLARTGFDSQQDGHRRRVGEPDNLFEPVDAGKDFGAHGRFDDRAHARSLQQQAAHAPAAVAAGLRRAAGRVGAGLPAAATGFLTRMRGRGALLSSERRA; encoded by the coding sequence ATGGACGATCGGGAAACCACACCACGCACCGTCGTGATCACCGGGGCCAGCGGCGGCATCGGCCGCGCCTGCGCGGTCGCGTTCGCCGCCCGCGGGGACCGGCTCGCACTGATCGCCCGGGGCCGGGCCGGCCTGGAGCGGGCGGTGCACGAGGCCGAGCGGGCAGGCGCCGCCAAGGTGATCGCCATCGAGACGGACGTCGCCGACGCCCAAGCGGTGGAGGCCGCCGCCGAGCAGGCCGAGGCGCAGCTCGGGCCGATCGACGTGTGGGTCAACGACGCGTTCGCCTCCGTCTTCGCGCCCTTCACCGAGATCGCCCCCGAGGAGTTCCGGCGCGTCACCGAGGCCGCCTACCTCGGCTACGTGTACGGCACCCGCGCCGCCCTGAAGCGGATGCTGCCGCGCGACGCGGGTGTGATCGTGCAGGTCGGTTCGGCGATCGCCTACCGCGGCATCCCGCTGCAGAGCGCGTACAGCGGCGCCAAGCACGCGATCCAGGGCTTCAACGAGGCGCTGCGCTGTGAACTCCTGGCCTCCGGCACCGGGGTGCGCACCACGATGGTGCAGATGCCGGCGGTCAACCCCCCGCAGTTCGACCGGGTCCGCTCCCGCCTGCCCGAGCGGGCGCAGCCGGTACCGCCGATCTACCAGCCCGAGGTCGCCGCCCGCGCCGTGCTGCACGCGGCCGGTCGTCCTCGCCGGCGCGAGTACTGGGTCGGCGCCAGCACGGTGGCGACCCTGGTGGCGAACGCGATCGTGCCCGGGCTGCTGGACCGCTACCTGGCCAGGACGGGGTTCGACTCCCAGCAGGACGGCCACCGGCGCCGCGTCGGCGAGCCGGACAACCTGTTCGAACCGGTGGACGCCGGAAAGGACTTCGGGGCGCACGGCCGCTTCGACGACCGGGCCCACGCGCGAAGCCTGCAGCAGCAGGCGGCGCACGCGCCCGCCGCCGTCGCCGCCGGGCTGCGGCGGGCCGCCGGACGGGTGGGAGCGGGTTTGCCCGCCGCCGCGACCGGGTTTCTTACACGGATGCGGGGCAGAGGAGCCCTGCTGTCGTCGGAAAGGAGGGCGTGA
- a CDS encoding YihY/virulence factor BrkB family protein, with translation MAHAVGGLSGKAAERGVVAGIDGPGEDASASASREAPAWPAVYWAALRRTPVAVWEENLTDWAAALTYYTVLALFPVLLVVLSVFGLSQPASTAGVIGHIAGAAPVQSRELLSSALQEMTQQRSAAWLLTFFGTVGALWSGSSYLGVFRRALYAIEGLDSDRPVRRTAPRIVLTALVLVLLLVVSALALVFTGTLARRVGRLFEWGNAPIAVWDALRWPVLLIIAVTLVLVLYRSGPAVSRPVRRMAPGGALAVGLWLASSAGFALYASQTGTYRRLYGSLAGLVVFLVWLWICNLVLLIGAKFNAELIRPTAGSGPILGPGTRDCECRSANAAGDNPAPPG, from the coding sequence ATGGCGCACGCCGTCGGCGGGCTCAGCGGGAAGGCGGCGGAGCGGGGGGTGGTCGCGGGGATCGACGGTCCGGGCGAAGACGCCTCCGCGTCTGCTTCCCGCGAGGCCCCCGCCTGGCCCGCCGTCTACTGGGCGGCATTGCGACGTACACCGGTAGCTGTGTGGGAGGAGAACCTCACCGACTGGGCAGCCGCGCTGACGTACTACACCGTGTTGGCCCTTTTTCCGGTGCTTCTCGTCGTCCTGTCGGTATTCGGTCTGTCCCAGCCGGCGTCCACTGCCGGCGTGATCGGGCACATCGCGGGGGCCGCGCCGGTCCAGTCGCGGGAGCTGCTGAGCAGCGCTCTGCAGGAGATGACCCAGCAACGGTCGGCCGCCTGGCTGCTGACCTTCTTCGGCACGGTCGGGGCCCTGTGGTCGGGATCCAGCTACCTCGGGGTCTTCCGTCGAGCTCTGTACGCCATAGAGGGATTGGACAGTGACCGACCCGTTCGACGAACGGCTCCACGGATCGTCCTCACGGCGTTGGTGCTGGTGCTGTTGCTGGTGGTCAGCGCGCTGGCCCTGGTGTTCACCGGGACTCTGGCCCGCCGGGTGGGCCGGCTGTTCGAGTGGGGGAACGCTCCGATTGCTGTCTGGGATGCCCTGCGGTGGCCGGTTCTCCTGATCATCGCCGTCACGCTGGTACTGGTCCTGTACCGCTCGGGCCCGGCAGTCTCGAGGCCGGTACGGCGCATGGCGCCGGGCGGCGCGTTGGCGGTGGGCCTGTGGCTGGCATCGTCGGCCGGATTCGCTCTGTACGCATCTCAGACGGGAACGTACCGCCGCCTGTACGGCTCGCTTGCGGGCCTGGTGGTGTTCCTCGTCTGGCTGTGGATCTGCAACCTGGTGCTCCTGATCGGAGCCAAGTTCAACGCCGAGCTGATCCGGCCGACCGCGGGGAGCGGCCCGATCCTGGGGCCCGGTACGCGGGACTGCGAATGCCGCTCGGCAAACGCTGCCGGAGACAACCCCGCCCCGCCTGGTTGA
- a CDS encoding YdcF family protein, giving the protein MTAYLLAVLFLALFGLRVRRDRRRFGNGVLLGLAFALLTVGLLGELDRLPTALTRMASGALPVVATVASVVTATILVANGITMIRKEGGQPANLLSLLAGVGVFTLIALVLVAVRAHSRPLHIATAVVLLPVGYLSFLLLCFVGYSLLYGRLTVRRSVDFVVVLGSGLINGSEVPPLLASRLDRGLAVHRSQSARASSPTMVVSGGKGSDERSPESQAMADYLISRGVPLKQIVQEDRSTSTEENLEFSRSLMEQVRPGYRCVIVTNNFHVLRSALTARRAGVRGQVLGAPTAAYYWPSAMLREFAAVILSYRMVNVGMCALLVLLGAADSWRA; this is encoded by the coding sequence ATGACCGCATACCTCCTGGCTGTACTGTTCCTCGCGCTCTTCGGTCTCCGTGTCCGTCGCGACCGGCGCCGCTTCGGCAACGGGGTTCTCCTCGGCCTCGCGTTCGCGCTCCTGACCGTCGGCCTGCTGGGCGAACTCGACCGGCTTCCGACCGCCCTGACGCGCATGGCAAGCGGCGCGCTTCCGGTCGTCGCCACGGTGGCCAGCGTGGTGACCGCGACGATCCTGGTGGCCAACGGCATCACGATGATCCGCAAGGAGGGCGGCCAGCCGGCCAATCTGCTCTCGTTGTTGGCCGGCGTGGGCGTCTTCACCCTCATCGCTCTGGTTCTGGTTGCCGTACGAGCCCACAGCCGTCCACTGCACATTGCCACGGCAGTCGTGCTGCTGCCGGTCGGCTACCTCTCGTTCCTCCTGCTGTGCTTCGTGGGCTACTCCCTCCTCTACGGACGGCTGACCGTCCGTCGCTCGGTCGACTTCGTGGTCGTCCTGGGCTCGGGGCTGATCAACGGCTCCGAGGTACCGCCGTTGCTGGCCAGCCGACTTGACCGCGGACTCGCCGTCCACCGGTCGCAGAGCGCGCGCGCAAGCTCGCCGACGATGGTCGTCTCCGGTGGCAAAGGGTCCGACGAGCGGAGCCCGGAGTCGCAGGCGATGGCCGACTATCTGATCTCACGAGGAGTGCCGCTCAAGCAGATCGTGCAGGAGGACCGGTCGACCAGCACGGAGGAGAACCTGGAGTTCAGCCGGTCCCTGATGGAACAGGTCCGGCCGGGTTACCGGTGCGTGATCGTCACCAACAACTTCCACGTGCTGCGGTCAGCACTGACCGCCCGTAGAGCAGGCGTGCGCGGTCAGGTCCTCGGCGCGCCCACGGCGGCGTACTACTGGCCCAGCGCGATGCTCCGCGAGTTCGCGGCCGTCATCCTGTCGTACCGGATGGTCAACGTCGGCATGTGTGCGCTGCTCGTCCTGCTCGGCGCGGCCGACAGCTGGCGGGCCTGA
- a CDS encoding plasmid stabilization protein, with product MPSGSSPKRERQYEHIKDSALDRGASEKRAKEIAARTVNKERARHGESKTASRSSLQDISSSRRGGQRSHSGAQGPTKDQLYNEAKQRNIHGRSKMNKKELEDALGR from the coding sequence GTGCCCAGCGGATCGAGCCCCAAGCGGGAGCGGCAGTACGAGCACATCAAGGACAGCGCACTGGACCGCGGTGCGAGCGAGAAGCGCGCGAAGGAGATCGCCGCCCGCACGGTGAACAAGGAACGCGCCCGGCACGGTGAATCGAAGACCGCCAGCCGCAGCTCGCTGCAGGACATCTCGTCCTCCCGGCGTGGCGGCCAGCGCTCGCACAGCGGCGCCCAGGGCCCCACGAAGGACCAGCTGTACAACGAGGCCAAGCAGCGCAACATCCACGGCCGCTCGAAGATGAACAAGAAGGAACTCGAAGATGCCCTCGGCCGATAG
- a CDS encoding flavin reductase family protein has product MGRFESFTALLDYPVYVVTAAAGQERAGCLVGFAGQCSIEPPRFAVWISKANRTHAVASRSQVLVVHLLPADRHELAELFGGRTGDEVDKFAATSWEAGPYGVPVLAGAMAWFAGRVLDRADWGDHLGLLLEPLDTATASNGRPLTFHDAKDIDAGHPA; this is encoded by the coding sequence ATGGGTCGATTCGAATCCTTCACCGCCTTGTTGGACTACCCGGTGTACGTCGTCACCGCGGCGGCCGGACAGGAGCGCGCGGGGTGCCTGGTCGGCTTCGCCGGCCAGTGCTCGATCGAGCCACCCCGGTTCGCTGTGTGGATCTCCAAGGCGAACCGCACCCACGCCGTCGCATCACGCTCGCAGGTGCTGGTGGTCCACCTGCTCCCGGCAGACCGACACGAGCTCGCCGAGCTCTTCGGCGGCCGTACGGGCGACGAGGTCGACAAGTTCGCGGCCACGTCGTGGGAGGCCGGTCCGTACGGAGTTCCGGTACTGGCGGGCGCCATGGCCTGGTTCGCCGGCCGTGTGCTGGACCGGGCCGACTGGGGCGACCACCTGGGCCTCCTCCTCGAACCTCTCGACACCGCGACCGCATCGAACGGCAGGCCGCTGACGTTCCACGACGCCAAGGACATCGACGCCGGACACCCCGCATAG
- a CDS encoding HAD family hydrolase, which translates to MPAAALFDVDGTLLDTNYWHTIAWTEALTQFGHTPAMARIHGAIGMGSDQLLDHLLGEGRDHDLDEAISTAHQALFARFWPRLRAFDGAGDLLRQLKRRGWTITLASSASGRDLAAMRRALGADDAIDHATGSDDVDASKPAPDIVRAALAKSGAGPGEALFIGDTPWDVQAAARAHVPCVAVLTGGFGEPALREAGALEVHADVGELLARLDGSALAAPARHEAGAG; encoded by the coding sequence ATGCCGGCCGCAGCGCTGTTCGATGTCGACGGCACACTGCTCGACACCAACTACTGGCACACGATCGCGTGGACGGAGGCGCTCACCCAGTTCGGCCACACCCCGGCGATGGCCCGCATCCACGGCGCGATCGGCATGGGCAGCGACCAGCTCCTGGACCACCTGCTCGGCGAGGGCCGCGACCACGACCTCGACGAGGCGATCAGCACGGCGCACCAGGCGCTGTTCGCCCGGTTCTGGCCCCGCCTGCGCGCTTTCGACGGTGCCGGCGACCTCCTGCGGCAGTTGAAGCGGCGCGGCTGGACGATCACCCTCGCCTCCTCGGCTTCCGGACGCGACCTTGCCGCAATGCGCCGCGCCCTGGGTGCCGACGACGCGATCGATCACGCCACCGGCTCCGACGACGTGGACGCCAGCAAACCGGCCCCCGACATCGTCCGGGCCGCCCTGGCCAAGTCGGGTGCCGGGCCGGGTGAGGCGCTGTTCATCGGCGACACCCCGTGGGACGTGCAGGCCGCCGCCCGGGCCCACGTGCCGTGCGTGGCGGTACTGACGGGCGGCTTCGGCGAACCGGCCCTACGTGAAGCCGGCGCCCTCGAAGTCCACGCCGATGTCGGCGAGCTCCTCGCCCGCCTCGATGGCAGCGCTCTCGCGGCCCCGGCCCGCCATGAGGCCGGAGCCGGCTGA
- a CDS encoding DUF6131 family protein → MIALGVILLVIGFVTGISILWTIGIVLALIGLLLWVMGAVGHEVGGRRHYW, encoded by the coding sequence ATGATCGCTCTCGGAGTCATCCTCCTCGTCATCGGATTCGTCACCGGTATTTCCATCCTGTGGACCATCGGCATCGTCCTGGCCCTCATCGGCCTACTTCTGTGGGTCATGGGCGCAGTGGGCCACGAGGTCGGTGGTCGCCGCCACTACTGGTGA
- a CDS encoding PRC-barrel domain-containing protein translates to MSSIDIWEFRSTSGQVPGTDLVDFHVEATDGPIGKVDKHSDEVGSQYLVVDTGPWIFGKHVLLPAGTVVRVDQEDKRIYVDRTKDEIKNGPEFDKDKHQDADAGSREAYGSYYGPFYGGLTF, encoded by the coding sequence ATGAGCAGCATCGACATCTGGGAGTTCCGCTCGACCTCCGGCCAGGTCCCCGGCACCGACCTGGTGGACTTCCACGTCGAGGCGACCGACGGGCCGATCGGCAAGGTCGACAAGCACTCCGACGAGGTCGGTTCCCAGTACCTCGTCGTCGACACCGGCCCGTGGATCTTCGGCAAGCACGTCCTGCTGCCCGCCGGAACCGTCGTGCGGGTCGACCAGGAGGACAAGAGGATCTACGTGGACCGGACGAAGGACGAGATCAAGAACGGCCCGGAGTTCGACAAGGACAAGCACCAGGACGCCGACGCCGGGTCCCGGGAAGCGTACGGCAGCTACTACGGCCCGTTTTACGGCGGCCTCACGTTCTGA
- a CDS encoding amidohydrolase family protein — protein sequence MTLIAIEEHWLTPDLTAALKAVPRPDESLVLNEMGDNLQRLEDLGAGRIAAMDAQGIDVSVLALTPPGTQPLPPEQAVRLSRAANDLAAAAVAGHPRRFRALSTLPMSAPEHVADELARAAGAGHVGTMVYGRSGDRFLDDPAYEDFFAAAAELGQPVFIHPQIPSDALRDASYRGFGAMTDLALATFGWGWHMDAGTAALRLILRGTFDRHPKLQVVLGHWGEMLLFWLDRANSLSRIAGLQRSVSDYIRSNFYITASGMLNPALLRHALTVTTVDRLIFSTDYPFQRPTHDDITAFVGHFTSEEDRRKFSCGNAAALYGIEL from the coding sequence ATGACCCTCATCGCCATCGAAGAGCACTGGCTCACCCCCGATCTGACCGCCGCCCTCAAAGCAGTGCCGCGCCCCGACGAAAGTCTCGTCCTCAACGAGATGGGCGATAACCTTCAGCGCCTGGAAGACCTGGGCGCAGGGCGGATCGCCGCCATGGACGCCCAGGGGATCGACGTGTCGGTTCTCGCTCTGACGCCTCCCGGCACCCAGCCGTTGCCCCCGGAGCAGGCCGTGCGGCTCAGCCGTGCCGCGAACGACCTGGCCGCCGCGGCTGTGGCCGGCCACCCGAGGCGGTTCCGCGCGCTGTCGACGTTGCCCATGTCCGCACCGGAGCACGTCGCCGACGAGCTCGCCCGGGCCGCGGGAGCCGGGCATGTCGGCACCATGGTCTACGGCCGCTCCGGCGACCGCTTCCTGGACGACCCGGCGTACGAGGACTTCTTCGCCGCCGCGGCGGAGCTGGGACAGCCGGTGTTCATCCACCCGCAGATCCCCTCCGACGCGCTGCGTGACGCCTCCTACCGCGGCTTCGGCGCTATGACCGATCTGGCGCTGGCCACGTTCGGCTGGGGCTGGCACATGGACGCCGGCACCGCGGCGCTGCGCCTGATCCTGCGCGGCACGTTCGACCGGCACCCGAAGCTCCAGGTGGTGCTCGGGCACTGGGGCGAGATGCTGCTGTTCTGGCTGGACCGGGCCAACAGCCTGTCTCGCATCGCCGGCCTCCAGCGTTCGGTGTCGGACTACATCCGGTCGAACTTCTACATCACCGCCTCCGGCATGCTGAACCCGGCGCTGTTGCGGCACGCCCTGACGGTCACCACTGTCGACCGGCTGATCTTCTCGACTGACTACCCGTTCCAGCGCCCGACCCACGACGACATCACCGCCTTCGTCGGACACTTCACCTCGGAGGAGGACCGGCGGAAGTTCAGCTGCGGCAACGCGGCGGCGCTTTACGGCATCGAGCTCTGA